From the genome of Halomonas sp. I5-271120, one region includes:
- the gabT gene encoding 4-aminobutyrate--2-oxoglutarate transaminase: MNNAQLNELKQRYVANGAASPATQFADRAENALIWDADGNRIIDFAGGIGVLNIGHRHPKVVQAVKDQLDKVMHTCQTVMPYEGYVKVAEKLSQVTPVRGHGKVMLANSGAEALENAVKIARGATGKNNVICFDGGYHGRTFMTMAMNGKVAPYATDFGSMPGNVFRAPYPVPYHGVSEDEALRGLKMALKTDANPKDTAAIVLEPVLGEGGFYPAPTSFLKAIREICDEHGMMMIIDEVQSGFGRTGKLFAIEHSGVEPDIITMAKSMADGMPISAVVGTDTVMDACGPNSLGGTYTGSPVSCAATLAVLEVFEEENILGKSQALGDKLAKRFAQWQQDFDCVDNGRNMGAMAAIDLVTDKANHTPDADLAGALCKKAREKGLILLSCGLYGNTIRFLMPVTIEDEILEEGLAIIEETLKELVGSKSAATA; encoded by the coding sequence ATGAATAACGCCCAACTCAACGAACTCAAGCAGCGCTACGTAGCCAACGGCGCCGCCAGCCCGGCCACTCAGTTTGCCGACCGTGCCGAGAATGCCCTGATCTGGGATGCCGATGGCAACCGCATCATCGATTTCGCCGGCGGCATCGGCGTGCTCAACATCGGTCATCGCCATCCCAAGGTCGTGCAGGCCGTCAAGGACCAGCTCGACAAGGTGATGCACACCTGCCAGACCGTGATGCCCTATGAAGGCTACGTGAAGGTCGCCGAGAAGCTTAGCCAGGTCACTCCGGTGCGCGGTCATGGTAAGGTCATGCTGGCCAACTCCGGTGCCGAGGCGCTGGAAAACGCGGTCAAGATCGCTCGTGGCGCCACCGGCAAGAACAACGTCATCTGCTTCGACGGCGGCTACCACGGCCGTACCTTCATGACCATGGCCATGAACGGCAAGGTCGCGCCCTACGCCACCGATTTCGGCAGCATGCCGGGCAACGTCTTCCGGGCGCCCTATCCGGTGCCGTACCACGGCGTCAGCGAAGATGAAGCCCTGCGCGGCCTGAAGATGGCGCTGAAGACCGATGCCAACCCCAAGGATACCGCGGCCATCGTGCTGGAACCGGTTCTCGGTGAGGGTGGTTTCTACCCGGCACCGACCAGCTTCCTCAAGGCGATCCGCGAAATCTGCGACGAGCACGGCATGATGATGATTATCGACGAAGTGCAGTCCGGCTTCGGTCGTACCGGCAAGCTGTTCGCCATCGAGCACAGCGGCGTCGAGCCGGACATCATCACCATGGCCAAGAGCATGGCCGACGGCATGCCGATCTCCGCTGTCGTGGGTACCGACACGGTCATGGACGCTTGCGGCCCCAACTCTCTCGGCGGCACCTATACCGGCAGCCCGGTCTCCTGTGCGGCCACCCTCGCGGTGCTGGAAGTCTTCGAGGAAGAAAACATCCTCGGCAAGAGCCAGGCGCTGGGTGACAAGCTGGCCAAGCGCTTCGCGCAATGGCAGCAGGACTTCGACTGTGTCGACAACGGTCGCAACATGGGCGCCATGGCCGCCATCGACCTGGTGACCGACAAGGCCAACCACACGCCGGATGCCGACCTGGCAGGCGCCCTTTGCAAGAAGGCGCGCGAGAAGGGACTGATCCTGCTGTCCTGCGGTCTTTACGGCAACACCATCCGCTTCCTGATGCCGGTCACCATCGAGGACGAGATCCTCGAGGAAGGCCTGGCCATCATCGAAGAGACCCTCAAGGAACTGGTCGGCAGCAAGAGCGCCGCTACCGCCTGA
- a CDS encoding GlsB/YeaQ/YmgE family stress response membrane protein: MGIIAWLIIGGLAGWIAGNIMRGGGFGVLGNIGVGVVGALVGGFMFSLLGLSAGGFIGSLVTATVGAVVLLWIISKVKSG, translated from the coding sequence ATGGGAATCATTGCGTGGTTGATCATCGGTGGTCTGGCCGGCTGGATTGCCGGTAACATCATGCGTGGCGGCGGCTTCGGTGTGCTGGGTAACATCGGGGTCGGTGTGGTCGGCGCCCTGGTGGGCGGCTTCATGTTCAGCCTGCTGGGGCTATCCGCAGGCGGTTTCATCGGTTCGCTGGTCACGGCAACGGTGGGCGCCGTGGTTCTGCTGTGGATCATTTCCAAGGTCAAGAGTGGCTGA
- a CDS encoding NAD-dependent succinate-semialdehyde dehydrogenase, whose protein sequence is MSSDLLMSNAYINGQWCEAPTRFAVTNPATGDTIAEVADLDADAARDAVAAAEAAWPDWRKRSAKERSALLRRWFDAVMANQESLARLMTQEQGKPLAESMGEVAYGANFIEYYAEEAKRMAGETLPSHSDDKRLMVMRESIGVVAAITPWNFPLAMITRKVAPALAAGCTVVIKPAEATPLTALALAKLAEDVGLPAGVLNVVTASKPAAIGEVLTTDPRVRKVSFTGSTPVGKKLLEQCAGTVKKASMELGGNAPFIVFDDADLDAAVEGAIASKFRNSGQTCVCTNRLLVQDGVYDAFLDKLATRVGELRVGNGLEEGVDQGPLINAAAVEKVQSHVRDALEHGGRLICGGESHPLGGTFYQPTVIADVTPEMRVAREETFGPLAPVFRFTDDAEAIAMANATEFGLAAYFYARDYARIWHVMEALEYGMVGINEGILSTELAPFGGIKESGLGREGSRHGLDDYTELKYVCIGGL, encoded by the coding sequence ATGTCGTCCGATCTACTGATGTCCAATGCCTATATCAACGGCCAGTGGTGTGAGGCGCCGACGCGCTTTGCCGTGACCAACCCCGCTACCGGCGACACCATCGCCGAGGTCGCAGACCTCGATGCCGACGCGGCCCGCGACGCCGTGGCCGCCGCCGAGGCGGCCTGGCCTGACTGGCGCAAGCGCTCCGCCAAGGAACGCTCGGCGCTGCTGCGCCGCTGGTTCGACGCCGTGATGGCGAATCAGGAGTCGCTGGCTCGCCTGATGACCCAGGAACAGGGCAAGCCGCTGGCAGAGTCGATGGGCGAAGTGGCCTATGGCGCCAACTTCATCGAATACTACGCCGAAGAAGCCAAGCGCATGGCCGGTGAGACCCTGCCCAGCCATAGCGACGACAAGCGTCTGATGGTGATGCGTGAATCGATCGGCGTGGTTGCAGCCATCACACCCTGGAACTTCCCGCTGGCGATGATCACCCGCAAGGTCGCCCCGGCCCTCGCCGCCGGCTGCACGGTGGTCATCAAGCCCGCCGAAGCCACCCCGTTGACCGCCCTGGCGCTGGCCAAGCTGGCCGAAGACGTCGGCCTGCCGGCCGGCGTGTTGAATGTAGTCACCGCCAGCAAACCGGCGGCGATCGGCGAAGTGCTGACCACCGACCCGCGTGTACGCAAGGTCTCTTTCACCGGCTCCACGCCGGTCGGCAAGAAGCTGCTCGAGCAGTGTGCCGGCACCGTCAAGAAGGCCTCCATGGAGCTTGGCGGCAATGCGCCCTTCATCGTCTTCGACGACGCTGACCTGGACGCCGCCGTGGAAGGCGCCATCGCCTCCAAGTTCCGCAACTCAGGCCAGACCTGTGTGTGCACCAACCGCCTGCTGGTTCAGGACGGTGTCTATGACGCCTTCCTCGACAAGCTCGCCACCCGTGTCGGCGAACTTCGTGTCGGCAATGGTCTCGAAGAAGGTGTAGACCAGGGGCCGCTGATCAATGCGGCGGCCGTGGAAAAAGTGCAGTCCCACGTGCGTGACGCGCTCGAACATGGCGGCCGTCTTATCTGTGGTGGCGAATCTCACCCACTTGGCGGTACCTTCTATCAGCCCACGGTGATTGCCGACGTGACGCCTGAGATGCGGGTCGCCCGGGAAGAGACCTTTGGCCCCCTGGCACCCGTCTTCCGCTTCACCGACGATGCCGAGGCCATCGCCATGGCCAATGCCACCGAGTTTGGCCTGGCGGCCTACTTCTACGCCCGTGACTATGCCCGCATCTGGCATGTGATGGAGGCGCTGGAATATGGCATGGTGGGAATCAACGAAGGGATCCTCTCGACCGAGCTGGCCCCCTTCGGCGGCATCAAGGAATCCGGGCTTGGCCGTGAGGGATCACGTCACGGACTGGACGACTACACTGAACTTAAGTACGTCTGTATTGGCGGCCTCTGA
- a CDS encoding DUF924 family protein — MADAGPEAVIDFWFEELTPKQWFAKDEVLDALIATRFEPIWNAACRAELWTWRATPQGRLAEILILDQFSRNMHRDHPMAFAQDALALVLAQEAVAQGDDQALTTRQRPFLYMPYMHSESLLVHEEALRLFDQPGLEENLRFEHRHRDILLRFGRYPHRNAILGRDSSAEELAFLEQPGSGF; from the coding sequence ATGGCCGACGCCGGTCCCGAGGCGGTCATCGACTTCTGGTTCGAGGAGCTGACCCCCAAGCAGTGGTTCGCCAAGGACGAGGTCCTGGATGCCTTGATCGCGACGCGCTTCGAGCCGATCTGGAACGCCGCCTGTCGCGCCGAGCTGTGGACCTGGCGGGCGACGCCGCAGGGGCGTCTGGCCGAGATCCTGATACTGGATCAATTCTCGCGCAACATGCATCGCGATCATCCGATGGCCTTCGCTCAGGATGCACTGGCACTCGTGCTGGCTCAGGAGGCGGTGGCTCAGGGCGATGATCAGGCGCTGACGACCCGTCAGCGGCCCTTTCTCTATATGCCCTACATGCACAGCGAATCCCTGCTCGTTCATGAAGAAGCGCTGCGGCTCTTCGATCAGCCGGGTCTCGAGGAAAACCTGCGCTTCGAGCATCGCCATCGCGACATCCTCTTGCGGTTCGGGCGCTATCCGCACCGCAATGCCATCCTGGGTCGGGATTCCAGCGCCGAGGAACTGGCCTTTCTGGAGCAGCCGGGTTCAGGATTCTGA